The Pan troglodytes isolate AG18354 chromosome 8, NHGRI_mPanTro3-v2.0_pri, whole genome shotgun sequence genome window below encodes:
- the ANKRD22 gene encoding ankyrin repeat domain-containing protein 22 produces MGILYSEPICQAAYQNDFGQVWRWVKEDSSYANVQDGFNGDTPLICACRRGHVRIVSFLLRRNANVNLKNQKERTCLHYAVKKKFTFIDYLLIILLMPVLLIGYFLMVSKTKQNEALVRMLLDAGVEVNATDCYGCTALHYACEMKNQSLIPLLLEARADPTIKNKHGESSLDIARRLKFSQIELMLRKAL; encoded by the exons ATGGGAATCCTATACTCCGAG CCCATCTGCCAAGCAGCGTATCAGAATGACTTTGGACAAGTGTGGCGGTGGGTGAAAGAAGACAGCAGCTATGCCAACGTTCAAGATGGCTTTAATGGAGACACGCCCCTGATCTGTGCTTGCAGGCGAGGGCATGTGAGAATCGTTTCCTTCCTTTTAAGAAGAAATGCTAATGTCAACCTCAAAAACCAG aaaGAGAGAACCTGCTTGCATTATGCTGTGAAGAAAAAATTTACCTTCATTGATTATCTACTAATTATCCTCTTAATGCCTGTTCTGCTTATTGGGTATTTCCTCATG GTATCAAAGACAAAGCAGAATGAGGCTCTTGTACGAATGCTACTTGATGCTGGCGTCGAAGTTAATGCTACAGATTGT TATGGCTGTACCGCATTACATTATGCCTGTGAAATGAAAAACCAGTCTCTTATCCCTCTGCTCTTGGAAGCCCGTGCAGACCCCACAATAAAGAATAAG CATGGTGAGAGCTCACTGGATATTGCACGGAGATTAAAATTTTCCCAGATTGAATTAATGCTAAGGAAAGCATTGTAA